GTAATATCTTTATATGTAATTAATCCTACAAGTTTGTATTTTTCGTCAACAACAAGAAGTTTTTCAATTTTATGCTGTTGCAATATTTCTGCTGCTTGTTCAAGGTCGGTTGATTGATCTGTTGTAACAAGATTTTTGTGTGTCATTACTTCACTAATCTTTTTCTTAAATCTTTTTTCGAAGCGTAAATCTCTGTTTGTTACAATTCCTATAAGTTTTTTTGATTCATCAACAACCGGAATACCTCCTATTTTATATTTTTTCATTAATGCCAAAGCATTTTCAACCGTTTTGTCTTTTGTTATTGTAATCGGGTCGATAATCATTCCGTTTTCGGCACGTTTCACCTGTTTTACTTGTTGTGCTTGTCGTTCAATACTCATATTTTTATGAATAACACCTATTCCTCCTTCTCTTGCTATTGCAATTGCAAGTTCTGCTTCTGTAACGGTATCCATTGCTGCCGAAACAATCGGAGTATTAAGTGTAATATTGCGACTGAATTTTGTTTTAATGTCAGCATCACGCGGCAAAACCTTTGAGTATGCAGGTAAAAGCAAAACATCATCAAATGTAAGTGCCTCCGAAACTATTTTATTTGATGCAAATGACATATTAAATATATTTTTATTAAAGATATTTAATCCGCAAAAATAGAAATATTTAGCTTATATTAAATTATCATTCGATAAAACGTTGATTTTTGTGTAATATTTTTTTGCCCGACAATTAACTGTTAAAACTGCCGGAGTGAGAATGCTGTATTTTTCGTTTTATTTTACAATTGAATAGGTAATAAACGACATATAAATAATTAAAAAGATTAAGCCTTCTGACTTTGATATTATTTTCCTGCCGAGTGTAATTGTTGTAATAAACAACAAAACACTTGCAAGAACAGCTATTGAAATATCAAAATTAATTGACGCATTAAAAGGCAAGGGCTTAATAGATGCCGTTGTGCCGAGAATAAAGAACACATTAAATATATTTGAACCTATTACATTACCGATAATAATATCCGTTTTTTTCTTTTTTGCGGCAACAATTGCTGTTGCTAATTCAGGCAAGGATGTTCCTATTGCAATTATAGTTAAACCTATTACCTTTTCAGACATTCCGATTAACTTTGCAATATTCACAGCACCTTCAATTAAATATTTTCCGCCGAAATAAAGCCCTGCTAAACCTGCAATAATAAGCATTACGGCTTTCCGGGGAGGCATTACCTTTATTTTTTCTGCTGTATTGTTCTCAGATTTTGAATTTCTTGCAATTCCGAAAGTGTAAATAAAAAAGAAAATTAAAAAGCTAAGCAGTATTATTCCGTCAGTTCTTGAAATGAAATTTTCTTTACTACTGCCAATAAATACATCATTTGCTAATACCCCCAAGATTAATATTGCCAATAAACTGAAAGGAATTTCTTTCCATTTTGTATTCTTACTTACCGTAATAGGGTAAATTATTGCCGAAACTCCGAGTATCAGGAAAATATTGCTGATGTTACTTCCCAGCACATTACCTATTGCAATATCTGTTGAACCGCTTAGTGCCGAAAAAATATTTACGGTCAGCTCCGGAGCAGAAGTTCCTATTGCAACTACTGTTAATCCAATGACCAAATCACTTATTCCGAATTTTTTAGCTAAAACAGAAGCTCCGTTAACAAGCCAATTTGCACTAAAGATTATTAAAATAATTCCTCCTGCTAAAAATATAAAATCAAGCATATTTTTTTGTTTATTAGTTTGATTCTTTTTCTCTTGTCCTAATCTACAGGGTTATTTCAGCAATTATGGGATAATGGTCTGAATAACCTTTATTGATTCTGAGATATTTGAAAGTTGAAAGTTCGGGACTGTGCATTATATAATCTATTCTGAATACAGGTATATTTCCGGCATAAGTATTTCCGATTCCGAAACCTGCTTCAATAAATGAGTCTTTAAAGTTTCCTTTTATTCTTCTGTAAGTATATGAAACAGGCGTATCGTTAAAATCTCCGCAAACTATTGTTTTGTACGGTGACTTTTTTATGTGAGGGGAAATTGCATCAACTTCACGTGCCCTGATTTTATATGCCAGTACCATCTTTGAGCCGATTCCTTTTACTCCTTTAATGTTTTCATCTTTATTTTCTAATTTTAAATTCTTGATAAATTCATAGTCATCTCCGTCTAAATGAATGGATGCCAAATGAATGCCGTAAACTCTTATTGTATCTTTATTTTTTAAGATATCGGCATAGATGCATTTTTGTTTTGTTGAGCCCATTTCAACAAACCCATGATTTACAACAGGATAGCGGCTGAATATTGCATTGCCGGAATATGAACTTCCCTTTTTAGACGAAATTATATAATCTTTAGTTTTTTGTGCTCTTATTATTTTATCTTGCCAATTATTTTTTTTGTTTGAGTAAAATTCTTGCAAACAAATAATATCAGGGTTTTCTTGTTTAATAATTTCAAATATATTATTCCCTGCATTTTTATCATTTGCCCATTTATATAAATCGAACATACGAACATTATACGACATTATTTTTAATGTGTTTTCAGAGGGCGGTTCTTTTTCTTTATTGTTAAAAGCATAAAAATCTAGAATATGGTTAAATCCGAGCAATAGAGCTATTAATGAAATAAAGAAATGTGCTTTTTTCTTGTATATTCTAAAAATTAAAAACAGGCAGTTTATTAAAACTAAAAACGGGAAAAATAAACCGAATAATGCAAGATAAGGAATCTTATCAGGGCCTATATGTACTGACAGGTATGAGAACACAAGTAAACCTGCAAAGAAATAGTTTAAGATTATTCCTGTTTTATAGAGTATCTTTTTCAAAGCAATCTTTTTTTACCGAAAATAACAAAAGTGATAATTCTTAATACAATTGTAAAATAAAGAATGTGAAATTGCAAATTTTTACTCGGGATTTTCAAAGTTTAATTTATTATTCAGCTTAAATTTAAGATAAGTTATTTTTAATCCTTTTTCAATGAATTTTTGTTCGTAATAGGTTTTTATTTGAGTCAGTTCATTTTTAGTGCTTGTATTATAAATATTATCAGTTTTATACAACAAATCTAATTTGTTCAACTGAATAATTTCTTTCGTAAACTCGTGCATTAAAACAGAGTCTGTTTTTAAATGAATTATTCCTTCGTGATTTAAAATATTTGAATAAATTTCAAGAAACCGAGCAGATGTAAGACGTTTTTTCATTTTTCTTTTTTGCGGGTCGGGAAAAGTTATCCAAATTTCACGGATTTCATTTTCTGAAAAGAATGATTTTAAAAACTCGACTTTATTTCTGATAAAAGCAACATTTTTTATATCCTCTTCCTGAACAATTTTGCTTCCTTTCCATAATCGCGGACCTTTAATATCAATACCTATATAATTAATATTTTTATTTTTTTTTGCAAGCCCGACTGTGTATTCTCCTTTTCCGCACCCGACTTCTAAAACTATAGGGTTATTGTTTTTAAAGAATTTTTTGTTCCAACAGCCTTTTAAATGAAAATCTCCTTCATACATTTCTTGGGGCGAAGGTTGAAAAAGATGTAAAAAGGTTTTATTTTCTTCAAATCGTTTTAGTTTGTTTTTGCCCATTTTGTTTTCTTATTCGAATAATACAGGTCAAACCTGCCTCTACACTTTATTAATTTTGCTTGTTATGTCAAGAAATTCACTCAGTATCATAGCTGTTGCTCCCCAAATTTCTATTCCGTTAAGAATATAAAAAGGGGCTGTTATTTTTTCTTTTTGCACTTCAAAAGTTTTGCATACAGTATAAGCATTTATAAGTTCTTTGAGTTTTACCGAATATATTTCATCAACCTCATCCACGTTTCGTTTAAATTCAGGTTTATAATTTATGTACCCTACAACCGGTTGAACATCGTAATTGCTGACGGGTATAAATAATGATGTTAATTTCCCAAGTATTTTAACATCATTGCTGTTTACACCTATTTCTTCTTCGGTTTCGCGAATTGCTGTTTTAATTAAACTTTTGTCTTCTTTTTCAAATTTCCCACCCGGCAGTGCAATTTGCCCGGAATGTTTGCTCCCGTCTGAAACCCTTTTGATAAATGAAATGTAAATTTCATCTTTTTCTGAAAACAATAATATTAAAACAGCACTTTTTTTAATGTTTTTGGTGTTTGTTTTGTCGAATTTATGCGGTCTTCCTTCCGGAATCATTTTTATTTGAGAAGTGTATCCCGGTAAATTGTTATTCAATTCATCAATTAATTTATTTGTATATTCTTCAAGACTCATATCTTTTATTTAAAATTAATTGTTTTAACCGGATTTATTTTTGAAGCTAATAATGCCGGCAGCACTAAAACTAATGTGCTGATAATAAGTGTTCCGACATTCAATAACAAAATATTAGAAAAGTTAAATTCAACCGGAACGCTGTCA
This DNA window, taken from Bacteroidales bacterium, encodes the following:
- a CDS encoding calcium/sodium antiporter; amino-acid sequence: MLDFIFLAGGIILIIFSANWLVNGASVLAKKFGISDLVIGLTVVAIGTSAPELTVNIFSALSGSTDIAIGNVLGSNISNIFLILGVSAIIYPITVSKNTKWKEIPFSLLAILILGVLANDVFIGSSKENFISRTDGIILLSFLIFFFIYTFGIARNSKSENNTAEKIKVMPPRKAVMLIIAGLAGLYFGGKYLIEGAVNIAKLIGMSEKVIGLTIIAIGTSLPELATAIVAAKKKKTDIIIGNVIGSNIFNVFFILGTTASIKPLPFNASINFDISIAVLASVLLFITTITLGRKIISKSEGLIFLIIYMSFITYSIVK
- a CDS encoding endonuclease/exonuclease/phosphatase family protein translates to MKKILYKTGIILNYFFAGLLVFSYLSVHIGPDKIPYLALFGLFFPFLVLINCLFLIFRIYKKKAHFFISLIALLLGFNHILDFYAFNNKEKEPPSENTLKIMSYNVRMFDLYKWANDKNAGNNIFEIIKQENPDIICLQEFYSNKKNNWQDKIIRAQKTKDYIISSKKGSSYSGNAIFSRYPVVNHGFVEMGSTKQKCIYADILKNKDTIRVYGIHLASIHLDGDDYEFIKNLKLENKDENIKGVKGIGSKMVLAYKIRAREVDAISPHIKKSPYKTIVCGDFNDTPVSYTYRRIKGNFKDSFIEAGFGIGNTYAGNIPVFRIDYIMHSPELSTFKYLRINKGYSDHYPIIAEITL
- the trmB gene encoding tRNA (guanosine(46)-N7)-methyltransferase TrmB; the encoded protein is MGKNKLKRFEENKTFLHLFQPSPQEMYEGDFHLKGCWNKKFFKNNNPIVLEVGCGKGEYTVGLAKKNKNINYIGIDIKGPRLWKGSKIVQEEDIKNVAFIRNKVEFLKSFFSENEIREIWITFPDPQKRKMKKRLTSARFLEIYSNILNHEGIIHLKTDSVLMHEFTKEIIQLNKLDLLYKTDNIYNTSTKNELTQIKTYYEQKFIEKGLKITYLKFKLNNKLNFENPE
- a CDS encoding CoA pyrophosphatase, encoding MSLEEYTNKLIDELNNNLPGYTSQIKMIPEGRPHKFDKTNTKNIKKSAVLILLFSEKDEIYISFIKRVSDGSKHSGQIALPGGKFEKEDKSLIKTAIRETEEEIGVNSNDVKILGKLTSLFIPVSNYDVQPVVGYINYKPEFKRNVDEVDEIYSVKLKELINAYTVCKTFEVQKEKITAPFYILNGIEIWGATAMILSEFLDITSKINKV